Proteins encoded by one window of Thermobaculum terrenum ATCC BAA-798:
- the serA gene encoding phosphoglycerate dehydrogenase — protein sequence MEFRVLVADPIAPEGVELLQKYSQVDVKTGLSEPDLIQAIPQYDALVVRSETKVTSRIIEAGDRLQVIARAGIGVDNIDVDAATKRGILVVNAPLGNTVAAAEHAIALILSLARNIPQADASIRRGEWQRSKFMGVELAGKTLGIVGLGKVGAEVARRARSFNMNLLAYDPYVSASIAESLGARLVSLDELLRNSDIVTVHVPLLPSTRNLISSSEFDIMKPDALLVNVARGGVVNEEALVEALKEGKIAGAALDVYEKEPLPPDSPIIHLEHTVLTPHLGASTKEAQVKVALEVAEQVIDVLNGRPARGAVNAPSLPPELLAGELGHYIELADKLGRLYTQVHGFSHTGIEIVYCGDLASQDHRLIRSAVLRGLLEPISSERISFVNAEIMAQERGLRVTEATGMAPEGYTSSLRLQSAEGVLEGTVIGEEQRVIRLDKFPVDFIPSGYFLFCPHIDRPGVIGAIGTILGNHNINISAAMSGRLAPRGETMLVLTLDEPVPDEVCEEIRQKVPGIGNLTRASL from the coding sequence TTGGAGTTTAGGGTCCTAGTTGCTGATCCCATAGCCCCCGAAGGTGTCGAATTACTTCAAAAATACTCCCAGGTAGATGTCAAGACTGGTTTGTCGGAGCCCGATCTCATACAGGCCATACCTCAATACGATGCGCTCGTGGTGCGAAGTGAAACTAAGGTCACATCACGGATCATCGAGGCAGGCGATAGGCTTCAAGTGATTGCTAGAGCAGGAATCGGGGTCGATAACATAGATGTGGATGCTGCCACAAAAAGAGGCATACTCGTTGTCAATGCACCTCTAGGTAATACCGTAGCCGCTGCTGAGCATGCCATAGCGCTAATTTTATCCTTGGCAAGAAACATTCCTCAGGCAGACGCGTCAATTAGGCGAGGAGAGTGGCAGAGAAGCAAGTTCATGGGCGTAGAGCTTGCCGGGAAAACCCTAGGGATAGTAGGGCTGGGCAAGGTAGGCGCAGAGGTGGCTCGGAGAGCAAGGTCCTTCAATATGAACCTATTGGCATACGACCCATATGTATCAGCAAGCATTGCCGAAAGTCTAGGAGCTCGGTTGGTTTCTCTAGATGAATTATTGAGAAACTCCGACATAGTAACTGTCCATGTACCACTACTTCCAAGCACGCGTAATCTAATCAGCAGTAGTGAATTTGACATCATGAAGCCTGACGCATTGCTAGTCAATGTAGCAAGAGGGGGCGTGGTCAATGAAGAGGCACTCGTAGAGGCCCTGAAAGAAGGCAAGATTGCAGGAGCAGCCTTGGACGTTTATGAAAAAGAGCCTCTACCACCAGACAGCCCCATTATACATTTGGAGCATACAGTACTAACTCCGCACCTGGGAGCATCGACCAAGGAAGCGCAAGTTAAGGTTGCACTCGAGGTAGCTGAGCAAGTCATTGATGTACTTAATGGCAGGCCGGCAAGAGGGGCAGTCAATGCTCCCTCCCTACCTCCAGAACTACTTGCTGGAGAGCTTGGTCATTACATAGAGTTAGCAGACAAACTCGGTAGGCTGTACACACAGGTGCATGGCTTTAGCCATACGGGCATAGAGATAGTGTACTGCGGCGACTTGGCAAGTCAGGACCATAGATTGATACGTAGCGCTGTTTTGCGAGGGTTGCTAGAGCCCATTAGCAGCGAGAGGATCAGCTTTGTGAACGCAGAGATTATGGCCCAGGAGAGAGGCTTGAGAGTAACTGAAGCCACAGGAATGGCCCCAGAAGGCTATACCAGCAGCTTGAGGTTGCAGAGCGCAGAGGGCGTGCTAGAGGGTACGGTAATAGGCGAAGAACAGAGAGTAATAAGATTGGACAAATTCCCCGTGGACTTTATCCCCAGTGGCTACTTCTTGTTCTGCCCTCACATTGATAGACCAGGTGTGATCGGTGCAATAGGTACTATACTTGGTAATCACAACATCAACATCAGCGCCGCTATGAGCGGCAGACTTGCCCCACGAGGTGAGACTATGCTGGTGCTCACATTAGATGAGCCTGTGCCAGATGAGGTATGTGAGGAAATCAGGCAGAAAGTCCCTGGTATAGGTAATCTAACACGCGCAAGTCTATAA
- the proC gene encoding pyrroline-5-carboxylate reductase — protein MSSLGSATVSFIGAGAMAEAMIAGVLNRQLIRPEQVHASHPRADRRQELQTRYGINVHHMNLEAAQAGDIVVLTIKPQILKRVIPELRGNLRADQLVLSIIAGAPIHALATGLLHPAIARAMPNTPAQIGQGMTVWTTTHEVHHDQKAQVKELLGALGKEIWVEDEQMVDMATALSGTGPTYVFMVMEALIDAGVHLGFSRRVATELVEQTMLGSVMFALETRKHPAELRNMVTSPGGTSAEAIYQMEKGALRTVLSKAVYAAFLRTQTLSESVSKNIDKE, from the coding sequence ATGAGTTCGTTAGGCTCAGCTACCGTGTCTTTCATAGGCGCAGGAGCCATGGCCGAGGCTATGATAGCTGGTGTACTAAACCGGCAGCTGATCAGGCCAGAGCAGGTGCACGCAAGCCACCCTAGAGCTGACAGACGTCAGGAACTGCAAACTAGATACGGAATCAACGTGCATCATATGAACCTGGAAGCAGCCCAAGCCGGCGATATAGTAGTACTAACCATCAAGCCTCAGATCCTCAAGAGGGTAATCCCCGAATTGCGGGGCAACTTGAGAGCAGACCAACTGGTACTGAGCATAATAGCTGGAGCTCCAATTCATGCCTTGGCAACTGGGCTGCTGCATCCAGCCATAGCCAGAGCAATGCCCAACACCCCAGCACAGATAGGCCAGGGAATGACAGTATGGACCACCACCCATGAAGTACATCATGATCAGAAAGCTCAGGTAAAAGAGTTGCTTGGGGCACTCGGTAAGGAGATCTGGGTCGAGGACGAACAGATGGTAGATATGGCTACAGCGTTGAGTGGTACTGGGCCTACCTATGTATTTATGGTGATGGAAGCGCTTATAGATGCAGGTGTACACCTAGGATTTTCAAGACGAGTGGCTACAGAGCTGGTGGAGCAGACGATGCTCGGGTCGGTAATGTTTGCGCTGGAGACCAGAAAACACCCAGCAGAGCTACGCAACATGGTGACATCCCCAGGAGGAACTTCAGCTGAAGCCATATACCAGATGGAGAAGGGAGCTCTTAGGACAGTACTCTCTAAGGCTGTTTACGCAGCTTTCCTACGCACTCAAACACTAAGTGAGAGTGTGAGCAAAAATATCGACAAAGAATAA
- a CDS encoding ABC transporter permease has translation MSTYNPPTLLRELRASYAFVERNLNLVKRYWGWELAFFVYSLTSSLSVIYIGKAQGTDARHLVLYLVIGTLVWAYLRSVFDSISEMIAWERWEGTIEYTFMAPISRTTHMLGTALFSVVYGLLRTAVLFLAIGLFVDLDLARANYVGALVVGVIGSLSFIGVGIMASILPLLFTERGAEMTFMISGILLLVSGVYYPISVLPGWMQPLAKISPATYVLEGMRRTLMEGNGVAQLGDVLVPLVITGVVSIPIGVWIFLKVEHYAKRTGRLKRSG, from the coding sequence ATGAGCACTTATAATCCACCCACGCTCCTTCGAGAGCTTCGTGCCAGCTATGCTTTTGTGGAGCGAAACCTTAACCTGGTCAAAAGATACTGGGGATGGGAGCTAGCTTTCTTTGTATATAGCCTTACTAGTTCTCTATCGGTTATTTATATAGGAAAGGCCCAAGGTACGGATGCTAGGCATCTAGTGCTTTATTTGGTCATAGGCACCCTCGTCTGGGCTTATCTGAGATCTGTGTTCGACTCAATAAGTGAAATGATAGCCTGGGAGAGGTGGGAAGGTACTATTGAGTATACCTTTATGGCGCCTATAAGCCGCACCACTCATATGCTGGGTACTGCGTTGTTCAGTGTAGTTTACGGCTTACTACGTACTGCTGTGCTCTTTTTAGCTATTGGCCTTTTTGTGGACTTGGATCTTGCAAGGGCCAACTACGTTGGTGCACTAGTAGTAGGTGTAATAGGTTCTCTGAGCTTTATTGGTGTCGGTATAATGGCTTCTATCTTGCCGCTCCTCTTTACAGAGAGGGGGGCGGAGATGACCTTCATGATAAGCGGCATACTGCTGCTGGTGTCAGGAGTCTACTATCCTATATCAGTCTTACCAGGTTGGATGCAGCCCCTAGCTAAGATATCGCCAGCTACCTACGTGCTAGAGGGTATGAGGCGTACGCTTATGGAGGGGAATGGAGTTGCTCAACTCGGTGATGTGTTAGTCCCACTAGTCATAACAGGTGTGGTAAGCATACCAATTGGTGTATGGATATTCCTGAAAGTTGAGCATTACGCTAAGCGCACGGGTAGACTGAAGAGGAGCGGATAA
- a CDS encoding ABC transporter ATP-binding protein: MGLSSNSSLSTANKSSLIGVLDQEYALLVRDAYKTFGGRSFLEKFRGTAEVEKPQQVVAVDHISLSVKRNEIYGILGANGSGKSTLIRLMSTLLIPDGGEIKVFGFDVVKQEKMVKRLLNRVSVEASFFKKLSPVENLMYATRLYGVPPSRARREIPEILSRLGIPPDRFSRPLEQMSRGMQQKVAIARAFLTTPVLLLLDEPTTGLDPRSKLDVQQLVKQLREEHDATILLTTHDMAEADALCDRIAIIDKGKLIVEGTPQELKSMVATPANPAPTLEDTFMFFTGRSLEEDEQEIED, translated from the coding sequence GTGGGTCTAAGTAGTAATTCTTCTCTTTCCACAGCCAACAAGTCATCTTTGATAGGAGTGTTGGACCAGGAGTATGCATTACTAGTAAGAGATGCTTACAAGACATTTGGAGGAAGGTCTTTCTTAGAAAAGTTCAGAGGAACTGCTGAGGTTGAGAAACCTCAACAGGTCGTGGCTGTGGACCATATATCGCTCAGCGTGAAGAGGAACGAAATCTATGGGATACTTGGGGCCAATGGCTCTGGTAAGAGCACTTTAATAAGGCTGATGTCTACCCTTCTGATACCAGATGGTGGGGAGATAAAGGTTTTCGGTTTCGATGTTGTGAAGCAGGAGAAGATGGTCAAAAGGCTTCTAAACAGGGTATCAGTGGAGGCCAGCTTTTTTAAGAAGCTGTCGCCAGTGGAGAACCTAATGTATGCTACTAGGCTCTATGGTGTCCCTCCCTCTAGGGCTAGAAGAGAAATTCCTGAAATTCTAAGCAGGCTAGGCATACCCCCTGATCGATTTTCTCGCCCCCTAGAGCAGATGTCGCGTGGGATGCAGCAGAAGGTGGCGATAGCTAGAGCCTTCCTGACTACTCCGGTGTTGTTACTGCTTGATGAACCAACAACTGGTCTTGATCCCAGATCTAAACTAGATGTGCAGCAACTAGTCAAGCAGCTTAGGGAAGAGCACGATGCCACTATACTCCTGACCACGCATGATATGGCGGAAGCTGACGCGCTCTGTGACAGGATAGCCATCATTGATAAGGGTAAGCTGATAGTTGAAGGGACACCACAGGAGCTGAAGAGTATGGTAGCGACTCCTGCAAATCCTGCACCTACTCTTGAGGATACTTTCATGTTCTTCACCGGTCGCAGCCTTGAAGAAGATGAGCAAGAAATAGAGGATTAA
- a CDS encoding OsmC family protein, translating into MKTVTVHSREGYQQEIMAGSHAFMSDLPISEGGNETAPEPYDLLLAALGACTSMTLRMYAERKGWDLEDIRVELSIHKSPGEKDVIHKKIEVTGDLTEDQIERLRYIATRCPVNLTLRRGVEMEEEIQLASTYQATTNIPRD; encoded by the coding sequence GTGAAAACCGTTACTGTCCACTCTCGTGAGGGATATCAACAGGAGATCATGGCTGGAAGCCACGCCTTTATGTCAGACCTTCCGATAAGCGAGGGAGGTAATGAGACAGCTCCTGAACCCTACGATCTTCTACTAGCAGCTCTTGGAGCATGTACCTCGATGACACTGCGAATGTACGCAGAACGAAAAGGATGGGATCTTGAGGATATAAGGGTTGAGCTAAGCATCCACAAGTCTCCAGGGGAGAAAGACGTTATTCACAAGAAAATCGAAGTAACAGGAGACCTTACGGAGGATCAGATAGAGCGTCTTAGATATATTGCCACTAGGTGCCCTGTTAACCTCACTCTACGCCGAGGGGTAGAGATGGAGGAAGAAATACAGCTTGCAAGCACCTATCAGGCAACGACAAATATCCCTAGAGATTAG
- a CDS encoding ABC transporter ATP-binding protein → MDSIVTVRALRKVYHVPEREAGVVSAVASLFNRKTREVVAVDSIYFDLPPGEVVGFLGPNGAGKTTTLKMLSGLLYPTSGEALVLGHHPWRRERKFLQQITLVMGQRTQLWWDIPVIDSFEMYRAIYEIPHKQYRHTLDELTELLELAPLLRKPVRNLSLGERMKCEFAAALLHRPRILFLDEPTIGLDVTMQARIRAFIKEYNQRYGSTVLLTSHYMADVEALCKRVIVIHHGTILYDGDLLGLVHRFSPEKTIVVELREGSFDLSHFGRVIEQDGARVVLRVSKDDTPRITSQLLANLPVLDLTVEDPPIEEVIGQVFAQQEVA, encoded by the coding sequence TTGGACTCTATAGTCACGGTTAGAGCCTTAAGAAAGGTTTATCATGTCCCTGAGCGTGAAGCTGGCGTTGTATCAGCAGTAGCAAGTTTATTCAATCGCAAAACTCGCGAGGTAGTAGCAGTAGATAGCATCTACTTTGACTTGCCTCCGGGAGAGGTAGTAGGCTTTCTGGGACCAAATGGAGCCGGAAAGACTACTACCCTCAAGATGCTCTCGGGACTGTTGTATCCCACATCGGGAGAAGCACTTGTGCTAGGACATCATCCCTGGCGTCGAGAAAGAAAATTCCTGCAGCAGATCACCCTTGTTATGGGGCAACGTACACAACTTTGGTGGGATATCCCAGTAATAGATTCGTTTGAGATGTATAGGGCTATATACGAGATCCCTCATAAACAGTACAGACACACACTGGATGAGCTTACCGAACTACTGGAATTAGCGCCTTTGCTCCGCAAGCCAGTACGCAATCTTAGCCTCGGAGAACGCATGAAGTGTGAGTTCGCCGCTGCACTGCTTCACAGACCCAGGATTCTCTTCTTGGACGAACCCACCATAGGCCTGGATGTAACCATGCAGGCGCGAATCAGAGCATTTATCAAAGAGTATAACCAAAGGTATGGATCAACAGTATTACTTACTAGCCACTACATGGCAGACGTAGAGGCTCTATGCAAAAGGGTCATAGTTATTCATCACGGCACTATCCTGTATGATGGTGACCTTCTTGGTCTAGTACACAGGTTCTCCCCTGAAAAGACGATTGTTGTGGAGCTTAGAGAAGGTAGTTTTGATCTCTCTCACTTCGGGCGAGTTATAGAGCAAGATGGTGCGAGGGTAGTCCTCAGGGTATCTAAAGATGACACACCCAGGATCACATCACAGCTACTAGCCAACTTGCCAGTGCTAGATCTAACCGTAGAGGACCCCCCTATCGAGGAAGTCATAGGACAGGTATTCGCCCAGCAGGAGGTAGCATGA
- a CDS encoding ABC transporter permease has protein sequence MKRLFDIYYSYMKIVIAMQLQYRASLLIWAFSSLVWVLIPLVVWVTVAKSQGGQVGSYSSGDFAAYFIALLIVEQTTFTWVIWEMGERIRSGQLSPKLLRPIHPIHEDVAWNISYKAITFALILPSALLIGWAFHAEFHPHVWHIVVFFPSLISAFLMRFVMEWTIGLVGFWVTRTSAINQIYSTLFLFLSGQMTPLSLLPRPLEMLANILPFKWAVAFPTELVLGRLNPTQVLLGFAIQALWLLVSLIAFRFIWRLGISRYSAVGA, from the coding sequence ATGAAGAGGCTATTCGACATCTACTACTCTTACATGAAGATAGTGATAGCTATGCAATTGCAATACAGAGCATCCCTCCTAATATGGGCATTCTCATCATTGGTCTGGGTGCTGATACCTCTCGTTGTATGGGTAACCGTAGCAAAATCTCAAGGTGGACAGGTCGGAAGTTATAGTTCGGGTGACTTTGCTGCCTACTTTATTGCACTGCTTATAGTTGAACAGACAACTTTCACCTGGGTGATATGGGAGATGGGCGAACGCATACGTAGCGGACAACTTTCTCCCAAGCTCCTACGCCCTATTCATCCAATACATGAAGATGTTGCATGGAATATCTCATACAAGGCAATAACGTTTGCTCTGATTTTGCCATCAGCACTTCTGATAGGCTGGGCTTTCCATGCGGAGTTCCACCCTCATGTATGGCACATAGTTGTATTCTTTCCGTCCTTGATATCGGCGTTTCTCATGCGCTTTGTCATGGAATGGACAATAGGATTGGTAGGATTCTGGGTCACGCGTACCTCAGCTATCAATCAGATTTATAGCACACTTTTCCTATTCCTCTCTGGGCAGATGACGCCGCTCTCGCTCTTACCCCGTCCATTGGAGATGCTGGCGAATATCCTGCCTTTTAAGTGGGCAGTAGCATTTCCCACAGAGCTAGTCCTAGGAAGGCTAAACCCTACGCAAGTCCTCTTAGGTTTCGCGATACAAGCTTTATGGTTGTTAGTAAGTCTTATAGCCTTCAGGTTCATCTGGAGACTAGGAATAAGTAGGTACTCAGCAGTAGGAGCATGA
- a CDS encoding ABC transporter permease, translating into MRYARLLGTFFRIGLMSELQYRANFFVQAFQSLVGLLTGLGGLAIVFGQTDNLDGWLPEELLAVLGVYILIGGIVGLIVRPSLERFMEDVRQGTLDFALTKPLDSQVYVSTRQLEIWRLFDVGLGIVVIIIALVQIGDSVGTYQAISFGIVLFSGSVIVYSFLLSLATLAFWFIRVENLLVIFESMYQAGRWPVTIYPQPLRAALTFLVPVAFAVTVPAQALTGKITWQLLVGAILLSIALLWFSRWFWHQGIRHYSGASA; encoded by the coding sequence ATGAGATATGCTAGGTTGCTTGGCACATTCTTCCGTATAGGATTGATGAGCGAGCTCCAGTATAGAGCCAATTTCTTTGTTCAAGCATTCCAATCATTAGTAGGGCTTTTGACGGGGTTGGGAGGTTTGGCGATCGTCTTCGGGCAAACAGATAACCTCGATGGGTGGTTGCCAGAGGAGCTCCTAGCGGTGCTTGGCGTTTACATACTTATAGGTGGCATTGTAGGGCTTATCGTAAGACCTAGTTTAGAGAGATTCATGGAGGATGTGCGACAAGGTACTCTAGATTTTGCTCTAACTAAACCTTTAGACTCCCAGGTCTACGTCAGCACTCGACAATTAGAGATATGGCGTCTGTTCGACGTAGGATTAGGCATAGTAGTTATAATCATAGCCTTAGTACAGATAGGCGACAGCGTAGGTACATACCAAGCTATAAGCTTTGGGATAGTATTGTTCTCAGGAAGCGTGATCGTCTATAGTTTCCTTCTCTCTCTTGCAACGCTGGCATTTTGGTTTATAAGAGTAGAAAACCTGCTTGTGATCTTTGAGAGTATGTATCAGGCTGGAAGATGGCCAGTAACTATCTATCCTCAACCTCTGAGAGCAGCACTCACCTTTTTGGTGCCAGTAGCATTTGCTGTGACCGTGCCTGCACAAGCACTTACCGGCAAGATTACTTGGCAGCTACTAGTAGGCGCCATCTTGCTATCTATAGCACTTCTATGGTTCTCGAGATGGTTCTGGCATCAGGGCATACGGCACTACTCAGGTGCGTCGGCCTAG
- a CDS encoding S1C family serine protease, whose amino-acid sequence MVELRETDAEEQENSDKRQPRFTYVSIILLLIGALVFGALAGGMAGFALSRRGYPTTTSGQPLSQMNPADVVKSSEPYMVTITTPTSTEQGRGQRTLLGNGVVMNLDGYILTTSQVLQRYDQVQVVFYDGRSARGVLVAAPDQDTGLAVVKVSVPVPKEPVFADPNSIETGTQVIALGISRNGAGVTADMGIIGSIGFQNNIGGAQMADNLIWTDAKAPEVALGGPVVNLAGEIIGITVAVDNRGWSLVLPANTARNIAQRLLKTGAGPRASLGIYYVTVTPQLAQLRGLDQSGALITAVLPDSPADRAGLKPGDLIISLDGKVVNEKQTLESLLAAKRPGETVHLQVIRKGTVNRYTVLLARKPAPGATPTVVATPSP is encoded by the coding sequence ATGGTAGAACTGAGAGAAACGGACGCTGAGGAGCAGGAAAACTCCGATAAGCGCCAACCTCGCTTTACTTATGTTTCTATCATACTGTTGCTGATAGGAGCACTTGTATTCGGTGCCCTTGCAGGCGGCATGGCAGGCTTTGCCCTTTCCAGAAGGGGATATCCCACTACGACCTCAGGTCAGCCCCTCAGTCAGATGAACCCCGCTGATGTTGTAAAATCCTCAGAACCTTATATGGTCACCATTACAACTCCCACCAGTACGGAGCAGGGTAGAGGTCAAAGGACTCTGCTTGGTAATGGTGTAGTTATGAACCTCGATGGTTACATACTTACTACTAGCCAAGTCCTTCAAAGGTATGATCAAGTACAGGTAGTTTTCTATGATGGGCGTTCAGCAAGAGGGGTGTTAGTAGCGGCCCCTGACCAGGACACAGGATTAGCAGTAGTCAAGGTGAGCGTACCCGTTCCCAAAGAACCTGTTTTTGCAGATCCAAACTCGATAGAGACCGGTACCCAAGTTATTGCCCTTGGAATCTCGCGCAATGGGGCTGGGGTTACTGCTGATATGGGTATCATAGGCTCGATAGGATTTCAGAACAATATAGGTGGGGCCCAGATGGCAGATAACCTCATTTGGACGGATGCTAAGGCACCAGAGGTGGCTTTGGGAGGCCCCGTAGTCAATTTGGCTGGGGAAATCATAGGCATAACGGTGGCTGTGGATAACAGGGGATGGTCACTGGTATTACCTGCCAATACAGCACGCAATATCGCGCAGCGGTTACTTAAGACAGGCGCAGGTCCGAGGGCAAGCCTAGGTATATATTACGTCACAGTAACTCCGCAGCTTGCTCAGCTTAGGGGACTGGATCAGTCAGGAGCATTAATCACTGCTGTGTTGCCAGATTCTCCAGCAGATAGAGCTGGCCTAAAGCCTGGCGACTTGATAATCTCGCTCGATGGCAAGGTCGTCAATGAGAAGCAAACGCTCGAGTCTTTGCTGGCGGCTAAGCGTCCAGGTGAGACTGTCCACCTGCAGGTCATTCGCAAAGGCACAGTTAATAGGTATACTGTTCTACTTGCTCGTAAACCCGCGCCTGGCGCTACTCCTACAGTAGTAGCTACTCCCAGTCCCTAA
- a CDS encoding response regulator — protein sequence MDRKRVILIGDRWETQMLAACALEGAGYDAITLFDKRRAVEAVKDIKPDLVLLDMDLPKLRSVQIVRSLRRDAATQNVPIIGIVSSGEEQAVAGRFNGLADVFPQPFDKRTLLRKVRKVLRDGRTERNGR from the coding sequence GTGGATAGAAAGAGGGTCATCCTTATAGGCGATCGTTGGGAGACTCAGATGCTCGCGGCGTGCGCGCTTGAAGGTGCCGGATACGATGCTATCACCTTATTTGACAAGAGGAGAGCTGTTGAGGCCGTAAAAGATATCAAACCCGATCTTGTCCTTCTTGATATGGATCTGCCCAAGCTGAGGTCAGTTCAAATAGTTCGCTCTCTTCGTAGAGATGCAGCTACGCAGAATGTGCCTATAATAGGTATAGTATCCTCTGGGGAGGAACAGGCTGTGGCGGGGAGGTTTAATGGCTTAGCGGATGTCTTCCCACAGCCCTTCGACAAGAGAACTCTTCTACGTAAGGTTCGGAAAGTTCTGAGGGATGGTAGAACTGAGAGAAACGGACGCTGA